CACGGTGTGCTAGATAGAGGGGTTCCTAGAATCCCTCTTCAAAAATAACCCTGTGAGCTTTCTGGAATCGTCAACCTAGTAAACAGGTGTACTTTGCCTGTGTATGTTGTTGTATTGATATGAAAACAGGCCACAGTAGTGACAAATAACGAGTTATTGACAACCCGGTGCGCCTTGCACTTACTACCATACGCCGTTCAAAAGCACGTAAtcgtttgtcttgcccattcaccctctgaatggcacacagacaatccatgtctcaattgtgtcaaggcttaaaaataattctttaacctgcctcctccccttcctctacactgattgaagtagatttaaaaagtgacatcaataagggatcccagcttcacctggattcacctggtctgtcATGCTTCAACAGGTTACATTCCTTTTCAACATGATTCCTAACAGTCAGACCCTTGACAGACgctataatgtaggcctaccttcTCTCTTTGGAGCAGCAGTCTCTTGGCCCTCTCCTCAGCAGCCTTCTGTTCCGTATTCACCGCCACCTCTCCTTGCCATGGCTTTGCCCCTGCCTCTTCTGCCTTCAGCCTCTTCTGCTCTACAGCAGCACTCTTGGGTTCAGCAGCTGCCCTGCTAAACCTGGGGACCAGGGGAGCAATGTAGCTCCCTACAAAGGCCTGTACAGTGTCACCAGAGTAGGATAGGTAACGGCCGATACCCTTTTTAGAAGATGGGGAACTTACGGGTGCAGCAGACCCTGGGGACGTTTTGTCTGACATCGGCAGGAGGTCAGTGGAACCACGGTCTGTGTTATGCTCTTTATCCTCATCAGACTTTGTTATGCTGCTGAAGTACGAGTTCACGTGGTGGGACAGGTAGTTGTAGGTCTCATCCAGGTTAACTGAGAAGGAGCTGGGATGGAAGagttgtgttgtggtctgttgggAGACTGTGGTGGTGGCTCTCTCAGGTGCACTACTCTCTGTTGGTAGTGGTGATCTGACCTGCTCCAGCCTTTTGGTGGTCCCGTTGGAGGTCCCGTTGGAGGCCACAGTGGTTGGGACAATGGATGCTGTGGCTGCACgctgcagcctcctctgtctgacttCCTGGATACTGGGGCCTGAGACAGCAGCATTTGCCCTGGCAATGTTGGGGCGAGGGGTGGCAATGGGAGGGGCGCTGGCGGTAATGCCAGGAGTAGGGCCAGGTGTAATATCTGGAGTAGGTGTAAGTGTTGGAGATAGAGTAGGTGTGGGTGTAgaagcagtggctgtagtaggtggAGGACTAGTGGCAGACACCAAGGCATGGATTGGAGAAGGTGCATTAGCATTAACAGTGGTGTTAGCGGAGGTATAGGCAGGAactggggctggggttagagctgggtACCCTACAGTACCATAACCCTGTGGTGTTAGCCCCATCTCCGGGTTGGCTTCCAACACTTTGCCAGCCTCAATGGCGTTCTGTTTGGGTTTGGCTTTGAGCCGGGCTATCTTGGAGAGAAGCTCAGTGTGTGACCCGCTCACCGCCTTGGAGACGGAGTCCAGGGTGCTCCTGAAGCGCGACATGGTGTGGCTGAGACCAGTGGACCAGCGTGAGGTGGATGTATTTAAGTAGTAGACGCTGGTGTGGAGGCCAAGCCTGTGTCTTATCTGACTAGCTCTGGAGAGCCATATCTTATTGCGAATTCTACTTTTTGTGCTGTGGGTATACTTCCAGCTGAGAAAGCCAACTTTGTGGCTCAGGCCTGCTCGGACATCAAACCTACAAGGAGGGTGTTGCTGAGAAGACAATGGAAGTGATGCTGCTCGTTGACCTTGTGTATGCCAGAAGTTCGCTGCTCTGCTTACTTTGAGCACACAAGAATCTGGAACACATCTCAGAGACATCCCTCTTGGTCTTGGAAGGCAGCTTTCATTTGTTTATTCCTTCATGAAGCTGGtgaacaataaaaaaaataagcatGACTGAAGAGGTACTGTGTAGTTTAAAACATATTGGAGATGTATGTAACTATCTGGTAAGGCCAGCTCTGGGATAGGCGGCTGTTATCCGGATGGCTAGTGGCGCTAGCCTGTCGATTGCATAACTGCAAATGCACCCAATGACCAATGTGTGCTAGCTAGCCACAGCTAATACGTTAAATCACCATGTTGTAGATGTGTTATCCCACTGGATTACAATCATATCTATAGCACTTTTTTTTATTAAAGCTGGGGAAGTAGGCAATCTATGCATAAACATTAGCTAGTTTACAACAACAGCTACTTAAGCTAGAATTGCTAGCTACCGGTATTCCAGAAACAGACACTAAACGGGTAACGTTAGCTATCTAAATGTAACAGTCTAGCCAGGCGATGATAACATACCAGTTTCTTGATGACGGTTGGTGGAAATCTGAAGAATTCATTGACTCTCGTAACAGCGAAATCAAACGAACATGTAAACACGGTTCACAACAAGCTTCTCGGTATGTGTTGGGGTCATTCGACTCGACAGTTTTAATCcatggacaacaacaacaaaaaaacagaggaaAACAATGATCACGCGGTCTTTGATCTGACCTACAATTGGCTATTTATCACCTGCCACTATCAGCCCACTGAGGGGAATTGGATTAATGGCCCGGGTGAACCGGGTTAGTTGTTTGCATTAGATTTGGAACCGGATTGGCTAACGGGCGTGAGCTAGGAGTCTATTATACTGACAAAATAGTCTAGTCTAGTGACTGCTCTAACAAATGTGTGGATTCGATTATGCTGAACCGCGGGACACCGTTCTATGGCCCGTGACGTGACCGTGCAAAAGCGGAGAGGGAGGAGCGCCCTTCTCAAATCAAACAGTGATCTGCGCTGCTCGGTCGTGTTGCCATCACGGCAGCATTGTGCATCATCCGGAAACCTACATCTATTTTAAATATACATCTATTTAAAATAGATATACACTAACCgtaaaaagttttagaacacctactcattcaagggtttctttatttttcctattttctacattgcagaataatagtgtaCACATCAacagtatgaaataacacagtgaattatgtagtaaccaaaaaaagtgttaaacaaatctaaatatattttatatttgagattcttcaaatagccaccctttgccttgatgacagctatgcatcaaagtagacatcatgcaagactcTTGCATGTCATCTCTATCTGACAAATtggctaacaggtattgtgtcaatttagaacttgcacaagacagttcacagaattgtcaattgAAAGAAATGTAACCAATTTAATAATTACAAAATGTAGCTAACATTAGATCGTTAATCCAgggattcttacctttgcctcgattcggcaATTTCGTCCACATCATCATGGAATTTTTTTGTTCTTTATAATaaccacattagcagctaattagcctTTCATTTTGGGGGGTAAAAACAGGTGAATTAATATATTTATAAAAGTTatcttgtcctagagagatttacacggatAACAAAACGTGACCCAAGGGTAAACCTACACGAAATAAAGCCCTTATTTTAAGCGTTTCAAAAATCCCCTAAGGGCAAAATGAATgatggaaaaacgattggaaccatttccttgtttcaccgctaggttttatgggtattattatTATACTGCGGTACTCTATGAACGTAGAAAACAAGGTCTGACGTtaacacaggtttaggagatcttatatgttttgttctatgagataatagcagtcagttaacatgacctttatgagttatgaagcctttatgtgatttgtgtttttttttattacataatTTCTtaaaattcacaaaaagtgacaTTAGCTGATGAAGATGTTTTAATAGAACAATATGTATAAGGTCTCCTAAGcctgtttaccacagaccttattgTCAGTGTTTATCCAAAAACCCTAGAAAAACGCCATTCATTTTCCTCATAGTCTTTCTCTAACGAACAatggcggagttagtgcctaTAAAAAGACACCATTACCATTTCTCTCTATTATAGCCTCTGCCCAGTCCCTATCAACCGGACATCCGTTTTTggggggaaatggaaagagaacCTGTGATGGGACCTCCGCTTTTGGATGTTAACAAGGCGGCACGCCATCTTAACttctcctccacatttactggattggttgaactgTGCAGACGAGAACCTCCTCGGACAGTTTTTTTCTCTTCTCgtcaagaccagtatgtagggaatCTAGTTCCAGGCATTTATTTTacgcctgctacattaggttagtgcaattatagtgtctgtgacagcattGGCAtcgccattgaggctatctccattttaaagtagtcgattttcttcttcttcatttgGCTGATTGCTTccaactcataggaatccccacacagttgactactttaaaattgtggaagccctcaatggcaatgtccatgctaaaCTAGTTTTTATCAAAGTTGCCGAAATGCCAAATGCATCCACATATATCAGTACATTCGTAACAACCTACCTAACCATTACGTAACTTCTACTtaatcaaataagcctcacgtagcaaattagcaattacattttttgttgaccaaattcgacactcactcacatacaaaaaaatattcaCTTTGCAGGCTTATTTTCAACAACAGATTTTGGGGCAGTGCAAAACCTCTCGCTTTGCCTCTACCTCTCTGGCCTGATGCCCCTTCTGGCCAGGTTCTGGCCAACGGCGTTGGCTCAAAAAGTTGGCTCAAATAAAAATGTAGATTAAGCACGAGgatctgtgttttcacatgcaaacactttatctgccttcccaatgaaacTACTTAGAAAATAAATTCAAACATATATTTTATGGAAAATAGATGTTGTATGTTTTCGAACGGATACACCATGCTGCGTTGTTGACAATATGACAGAGCAATGCAGATTACCGTTCAAACAGATGAACTGGTGGAGgggatagaagaagaagaagaagaagaagggttATTTGTCTTCAGCTCCGTGTGATTATTTTTAATGGCGAGCATGGAGAGGCCATAGATCGCCATACTAGTAAAATTGGCTAAGGAACAGAAGTTGGGTATTGAAGACAATACAGGGGATGAAGGCGCGACAAGAGCGTGGTGAACAGATATATATTGTTATGGACAGcgagaaagaaggagaagagcTGATGCAGAGGGAATATGTGTATTGAGGAAGAATGGTGCCTGaagcagaagagttacagggtgtgttgaagGAAAGAGTCCCGTCCTCCCAGGCCATTGGACCGGTGTAGGGTCAAAGTTGCGGAATGGgatagtggtatataggtgtattagtggtatataggtgTATTAGCGGTATATCGGTGGAGGGCTAGTTGGTGGTTCAATTTGATCCTTTGCCCCTTtctttttatttttgtataaaaaaatgtaaagtgaTCGACAGCACATTCCTGCACAGTAGATGGCAGCATACACAAACAAACTGTGCGAACGCCATGACaccaaaaaagaagaagaagaggacaaaTCCCTAATCATGTCTGGAATTACAAACTGAGAATTGACAAACAAACTGGCAGCACCAACCCTACTACAGGAGCCACACCAAGGCCTCCTGTGCACACACAGAATGGTGCATTGGCACCCACTCTGATCCCCTGCAGCAGCTCCACTCCTTTGGAGGGTGCTTCATCAGTGTGGACTGAGctctgccaacactgctctccCAGTTCCCCCCCAGCCACTGAATCCTGCGACTTGAGGGAGGTCTTTGTCAGTCTGCTCTGCTCTCACATGGTTGGCCAGGGACCTTGGCAAAGTCTCAGCTCACTCAACAAATAGCTGCAGATGACTCTGTGCCTCTTAgctccagtggtggaaaaagaacCCAATTGTAATACTtggtaaaagtatagataccttcatagaaagtTACAAGTAAAGgtgaaagtcagccagtaaaatactgCTTGAGTAAAAGTGTTAAAGTGTTTGGTTTTACATAAATAGCAAGAAATGTAattgttaaaatatacttaagtatcaaaagcaaaagtaaaagtataaataattaaaAATTCCTTATcttaagcaaagcagacggcatcattttcttgtttttaaaatgtatggatagccaggggcatactccaacatacaaaagatgcatttgtgtttagtgagtccaccaggccAGAGGAACACGAAGGTGTTCGCTTGATAAGTGCTTGAATTGAACACAttcaaaatgtaaggagtactgtTGGTTGTCAGGGTAacaagtacaatattttctttaggaatgtagtgaagtaaaagtcaaagttgtcaaaaatataaatagtaaagtacagataccccaaaaaactacttaagtagtacttaagaacaaattcttatttacaatgacgacctacaccggccaaacccagacgacgctgggccaattgtgcgccgccctatgggactcccaatcacggctggttgtgatacagcctggattcgaaccagggtgtctgtggtGACACCTCAAGCAGACCGCTGTGTCACTCAGGAGCCACTTGATGCCTCTAGGGCAATTCAGaaggctgattgaggaccttattactgatgaaggTGGTTGTTTTTTTGACCATGTTTacttgcattttgtatttatattgatGAGTGTATTTTCTGTAATTTATGTAGCTcggggctcatctgtaaaagagaccttggtctcattatggctccctgataaaataaaggttcaattaatcAGTGTTTTATATCTGTGGTCATGTCGTCTTCAACAGAGGAAAATAGGGATGCCATTTACAGCGTCCATTTACACCAGTACATTCATAACATCCTAAGCGTTACGAAACTAAAATTCGATCTAGGCCTCACGTTGGTAAATTAGCAatttattccattaaaaaaaacgCTTCTACATGTTTCTTTTCCCGCGGAAAGTGAAGAAGTAAGGGCGGAGTCAGAAATCATTGGGTAGGGTGCTGCCCAATCACATTGCGATTCGTGTTGTTTTCGTTCAGTGTAACGGAGCGTCAAAATTGAGCGACGCGATAACCGCTAGCCAACTGAAGTTATCCTTCGCAGTTCAGCAAAAAGGTAAGCAAAGCTGTATTGTCGCAGCTATGTGTCCTCGCATAACTTTATTATTAGTGTCATTGAATTATTGGTTGTTTAGATTTACTGGGCAATCAGGTTTGCTAGCGATAAATGCTTAACTAGCCATCTAGCTAACATTTTCTAACCACCAATATATATAAACTATCTAAATAACAAGCTAATTTAATTTAACATCATCAGCAATGTCGTTTGTTGTGCCAGCGTCATTGGGATTAATATTTGGTAACATCGTGTACGTTCAGGTAAACAGATTTTTGTTCTTAGGGAGTTCATACTTCACTCAATCAGGCTCAATTTGTCTGGCTGGCTCCATCAATATTGCTTAACGTTAGTCAAGATGACCGTGACTCACAGTGTGAGCTATGCAGATGATCAGTTTACATTTTAATAGCTGTATCACTGCTCTCAACTCAAGGCACTGTTTAACTAAAGCTGCTATACAAGATTATGTGGGAACAGGGTGATCTTTGTGTTGGAGATGATATTAATATCAGTAGACATTAAGGCCTTTTCTGCTCACTCTTTTGCATAAATCACAACTGGTACTAGTTAAAATGCGTTGAAGTTTTGACCATATACGTATAGGCCAAGCTCTGGGATCTCAACTGTTCCTCTACTCTCCCCATATCTACTTTACAGAAGCCACCAGCACCATGGCAACTGCACAGTCAGC
This DNA window, taken from Oncorhynchus kisutch isolate 150728-3 linkage group LG22, Okis_V2, whole genome shotgun sequence, encodes the following:
- the LOC109867042 gene encoding calcium-independent phospholipase A2-gamma isoform X2; its protein translation is MSLRCVPDSCVLKVSRAANFWHTQGQRAASLPLSSQQHPPCRFDVRAGLSHKVGFLSWKYTHSTKSRIRNKIWLSRASQIRHRLGLHTSVYYLNTSTSRWSTGLSHTMSRFRSTLDSVSKAVSGSHTELLSKIARLKAKPKQNAIEAGKVLEANPEMGLTPQGYGTVGYPALTPAPVPAYTSANTTVNANAPSPIHALVSATSPPPTTATASTPTPTLSPTLTPTPDITPGPTPGITASAPPIATPRPNIARANAAVSGPSIQEVRQRRLQRAATASIVPTTVASNGTSNGTTKRLEQVRSPLPTESSAPERATTTVSQQTTTQLFHPSSFSVNLDETYNYLSHHVNSYFSSITKSDEDKEHNTDRGSTDLLPMSDKTSPGSAAPVSSPSSKKGIGRYLSYSGDTVQAFVGSYIAPLVPRFSRAAAEPKSAAVEQKRLKAEEAGAKPWQGEVAVNTEQKAAEERAKRLLLQREKIIARVSVDNRTRSLVKALNRASDVRVYINRVEELSFHLLEFPETCGVAVKEKAIPCLLRLRQAEDPSLKAAVREALTLVGYTNPVKGQGIRVLSIDGGGTRGLIALQTLQKLEALTGKPIYQLFDYICGVSTGSILGFMLGVFQIPINECEVLYRKLGSDVFKQNVIVGTVKMGWSHAFYDSETWENILKEKMGSDLMVETSRNPKCPKMAAVSTIVNRGTPLKAYVFRNYNLQPGVRSHYLGGCEHKLWQAVRASSAAPGYFQEFALGHDLHQKSTSCSMPSFHPTRTSASTLI
- the LOC109867042 gene encoding calcium-independent phospholipase A2-gamma isoform X1 codes for the protein MSLRCVPDSCVLKVSRAANFWHTQGQRAASLPLSSQQHPPCRFDVRAGLSHKVGFLSWKYTHSTKSRIRNKIWLSRASQIRHRLGLHTSVYYLNTSTSRWSTGLSHTMSRFRSTLDSVSKAVSGSHTELLSKIARLKAKPKQNAIEAGKVLEANPEMGLTPQGYGTVGYPALTPAPVPAYTSANTTVNANAPSPIHALVSATSPPPTTATASTPTPTLSPTLTPTPDITPGPTPGITASAPPIATPRPNIARANAAVSGPSIQEVRQRRLQRAATASIVPTTVASNGTSNGTTKRLEQVRSPLPTESSAPERATTTVSQQTTTQLFHPSSFSVNLDETYNYLSHHVNSYFSSITKSDEDKEHNTDRGSTDLLPMSDKTSPGSAAPVSSPSSKKGIGRYLSYSGDTVQAFVGSYIAPLVPRFSRAAAEPKSAAVEQKRLKAEEAGAKPWQGEVAVNTEQKAAEERAKRLLLQREKIIARVSVDNRTRSLVKALNRASDVRVYINRVEELSFHLLEFPETCGVAVKEKAIPCLLRLRQAEDPSLKAAVREALTLVGYTNPVKGQGIRVLSIDGGGTRGLIALQTLQKLEALTGKPIYQLFDYICGVSTGSILGFMLGVFQIPINECEVLYRKLGSDVFKQNVIVGTVKMGWSHAFYDSETWENILKEKMGSDLMVETSRNPKCPKMAAVSTIVNRGTPLKAYVFRNYNLQPGVRSHYLGGCEHKLWQAVRASSAAPGYFQEFALGHDLHQDGGLLINNPTALAIHECKCLWPNTPVQCVVSLGTGRVETAGKNNTTYTSLKTKLTNVISSATDTEEVHIMLDALLPPDSYFRFNPYINEDIALDESRGEKLNLLQAEGLRYLDRNQEKLQKAARILTRDKTTVQRLTEWAKLKRDMYDGIPIFNSKL